From Roseovarius nanhaiticus, one genomic window encodes:
- a CDS encoding 4-hydroxyproline epimerase: MQHTFPCIDGHTCGNPVRLVTGGAPILHGQTMLEKRAHFLAEYDWIRTGLMFEPRGHDQMSGAILYPPTRPDCDIAVLFIETSGCLPMCGHGTIGTVTIALENGLVKPAVPGQLALETPAGRVDVTYRQEGRFVEEVRLTNVPGFLHSEGLTAEVEGLGEVVVDVAYGGNFYAIVEPQKNFADIADFTASQLIGLSPKLRAALNAKYEFIHPEHPAINGLSHILWTGAPRAEGAHARNAVFYGDKAIDRSPCGTGTSARMAQRVAKGLLNVGDEFVHESIIGSLFRGRVEASAEVAGQPAIIPSIAGWARVTGFNTIFIDERDPFAHGFVVI, encoded by the coding sequence ATGCAACACACCTTTCCCTGTATCGACGGCCACACCTGCGGCAATCCCGTGCGCCTCGTCACCGGCGGCGCGCCTATTCTGCACGGGCAAACCATGCTGGAGAAACGCGCGCATTTCCTGGCCGAGTATGACTGGATCCGCACCGGCCTGATGTTCGAGCCGCGCGGCCATGACCAGATGTCGGGCGCGATCCTCTATCCGCCGACGCGGCCCGATTGCGATATCGCGGTGCTGTTCATCGAAACATCCGGTTGCCTGCCCATGTGCGGCCACGGCACCATCGGCACCGTCACCATCGCGCTGGAAAACGGGCTGGTGAAGCCCGCAGTGCCGGGCCAGCTGGCGCTGGAGACGCCTGCGGGGCGGGTCGATGTGACCTACCGGCAGGAGGGCCGTTTCGTCGAGGAGGTGCGCCTCACGAACGTGCCGGGGTTCCTGCATTCCGAGGGGCTGACCGCCGAGGTCGAGGGGCTGGGCGAGGTCGTCGTCGATGTGGCCTATGGCGGCAATTTCTATGCCATCGTCGAGCCGCAGAAGAACTTCGCGGACATCGCCGATTTCACCGCCTCGCAGCTGATCGGCCTCAGCCCGAAACTGCGTGCGGCGCTCAACGCGAAATACGAATTCATCCACCCCGAGCATCCGGCGATCAATGGCCTCAGCCATATCCTGTGGACCGGCGCGCCGCGCGCGGAGGGCGCCCATGCGCGCAACGCCGTCTTCTACGGCGACAAGGCGATCGACCGCTCGCCCTGCGGCACCGGCACCTCGGCACGCATGGCGCAAAGGGTGGCCAAGGGCCTGCTGAATGTCGGCGATGAATTCGTCCATGAGAGCATCATCGGCTCGCTCTTTCGGGGCCGCGTCGAGGCGTCGGCCGAGGTGGCGGGGCAGCCCGCCATCATCCCCTCCATCGCTGGCTGGGCGCGGGTGACGGGCTTCAACACGATATTCATCGACGAGCGTGATCCATTTGCGCACGGCTTTGTCGTCATCTGA
- a CDS encoding NAD(P)/FAD-dependent oxidoreductase — translation MRDVLVVGAGVVGLSIALEAQSRGLSVRVIEREGPAAGASAGNAGAFAFPDILPLASPRIMRQAPKWLLDPLGPLSVPLGYAPRLLPWMWRFWRASRPAQVAASTAAQTAMMRHAQGTLDGFLARAGASNMLRREGQLQVYEGRAEFEASLEGWRARQEAGVEFRHLEGDEVQVMQPGLSPRFTHATFTPGWATIDEPKAYVETLAEKFRSNGGEIIIADAEALTADGLRTSAGEMTGRVVIAAGAYSHHLARTAGARIPLETERGYNTTLPEGAGGIDLRQHITFPAHGFVISRLNGRLRVGGAVELGGLKAPPNYKRADAMLQKARAFFPALDTSGGTQWMGLRPSLPDSLPAIGPLPGHPNVICAFGHGHLGLTQSTATADIVADLLTGKAPRIDMAPFSPARF, via the coding sequence ATGCGCGATGTGCTGGTTGTTGGCGCAGGCGTTGTGGGCCTCTCGATCGCGCTCGAGGCGCAATCGCGCGGCCTATCGGTGCGCGTGATCGAGCGCGAGGGGCCCGCCGCAGGCGCGTCTGCCGGCAATGCCGGCGCCTTCGCCTTTCCCGACATCCTTCCGCTGGCCTCGCCGCGCATCATGCGGCAGGCGCCGAAATGGCTGCTGGACCCACTCGGCCCGCTCAGCGTGCCTCTGGGCTATGCGCCGCGCCTCTTGCCGTGGATGTGGCGCTTTTGGCGGGCCAGCCGTCCGGCCCAGGTGGCCGCGTCCACCGCTGCGCAAACCGCGATGATGCGCCACGCGCAAGGCACGCTCGACGGCTTTCTGGCACGTGCGGGGGCGTCCAACATGCTGCGCCGCGAGGGTCAGCTTCAGGTCTATGAGGGCCGCGCAGAGTTCGAGGCGTCGCTTGAGGGCTGGCGCGCGCGCCAGGAGGCCGGCGTGGAGTTTCGCCATCTTGAGGGGGACGAGGTGCAGGTGATGCAGCCCGGCCTTTCGCCGCGCTTCACTCATGCGACCTTCACGCCCGGCTGGGCCACCATCGACGAGCCCAAGGCCTATGTCGAAACGCTGGCCGAAAAATTCCGCTCAAATGGCGGCGAGATCATCATCGCCGATGCCGAGGCGCTGACCGCGGACGGCCTGCGCACCAGCGCGGGCGAGATGACGGGCCGCGTCGTCATCGCCGCGGGCGCGTATTCACATCATCTGGCGCGCACCGCCGGTGCACGCATTCCGCTGGAAACCGAGCGTGGCTATAACACCACGCTGCCCGAGGGCGCGGGCGGGATCGATCTGCGCCAGCACATTACATTTCCCGCTCATGGCTTTGTCATTTCCAGGCTGAATGGCCGTCTGCGCGTCGGCGGCGCGGTCGAGCTGGGTGGGCTGAAAGCGCCGCCCAATTACAAGCGCGCCGATGCGATGCTGCAAAAGGCGCGCGCGTTTTTCCCCGCGCTCGATACCTCGGGCGGCACGCAATGGATGGGGCTGCGCCCGTCGCTGCCCGACAGCCTTCCGGCCATCGGCCCGCTGCCGGGGCATCCGAATGTGATCTGTGCCTTCGGTCATGGCCATCTGGGCCTGACGCAATCGACGGCGACGGCGGATATCGTCGCGGATCTCTTGACAGGCAAGGCGCCGAGGATCGACATGGCGCCATTCTCACCCGCACGGTTTTAA